TTAAGGCTCCAAAAGGATCTTGAGCTCCCCCCTTCCCAATACCGTATAAAGGAATTTCAGACATAACAAAGTATATAATTAAAACTAACCCTGTCCAAAGTAATCTTTCATTAAATGAAACTTTCTTTTTTGGAGAGGAGATATCGGGAAAAAACCTTGCTAAAGGCTTAAATAATTCTATAAATCTAACCATGAGACAATTCTACCTCTTTACTTTTAGCAAGCAAAACAACTTTTCCTCCTGCTTCTTCAATTTTCTTTTTAGCAGCATTAGAACACTTCTCAACAATCACTTCAACAGGCTTAGTTATAGTTCCTCCCCCAAGAAGCTTCTTATAACCTAAATCAACTAAATTTATTGAGGTTGATTGATTTAATTTATCTCTTATCAATTCCTCCAATTCATTCACATTTATAACATTTCCTTTACTTCTTAAAATTTTAAAACCTTTTTTCCCCACTTCTTTTTTACCATATGTAACCATATAACTCCATTTATGGTTAAATTTTCCAGCTTTTCCAAAACCTCCTCTCATCCCGCTTTTTCTATGTTGACCAGAAACACCCCAACCGCAAGTTCTTGAACCACGCATTTTTCTACTCTTTTTTTTAACCATTTGAAACACCTCTTTTCTCCGTTTTCTAGCTTTTAGTGTTCAATTCAATTAAATTTTCACGCGTTTTTTTCAACTCTATTATTAAAACTCCATTTTTAAGGGTTAATGAAAGAGGCTTAGGGTTAACAGGTTTCGGTAAATCTAAAGCTTTATAATGCTGGATCTTTTCTTTTCTGGAGATGATTATTAAAGTTTTCTCTTGAACTTTAACTTCTAACTCTTCTTTTTTAACTCCTTGAAGTTCTGTTACCACAATTATTTCATATTCTTTTTCAATAACATCTGTTAAAGGTTCAAATTCGCTAAATCTTTTAACACTCATCTTAAAATAGTTTCCTTTAAACTCATGAATAGGCGTTTTTCCTTTAATTCCAAAATAAAAGCCTCCAGGTTTATATGAGAAAGGACCCTCAAAATCATCTCGCCAAGGTAAATTTCCTCGTCTTCTTTTAAACTCTTCACTCAAGCCTTTCGCCTTCCCTATAAGAATAAATTTAAGGAGAAAACAAATATATAAATAATTAATTCTGTCTGTAAAGGTTTATTAAACCATTCTAGCTATAAGCTTATTTATCTCTCTCCCTCTATACCCTAACTCTCCTTTAAGCTTAAATGGTTTTTTTATACTTCCTTTAAAACCTTTTGAAGGAGAGTTTAATTTAAAAGGGAGATTTAAATAACGCAGCTTTTTTAAAGATATTTCCCCATTAAATATCGCTTTAGCTAAATCTTTAATTGAGTTAAAACCGAATTTTTCTTTAACTTTTTCATCTGTAAGCTTTTCTCCAGTTATGGTTTTTCCTCTTTTAATTAATAAAAGGTAAATAGATTGTTCATCAGCTTCACCCCAGGTGATTAAATCTTTAACTTTTTCAAGCATTCCTTTAATGCTTGAGGTTTCATGAAAAATCATAGCATTATGCTTTTTAGAAAGCTTTAATAGTTTTAAAGTTGTTTTTGCTTCAGGGCAAGCTCTAGGCATTCCTCTAATTCTAACAACAATTAAACACTTTCCATTTTTAACAGAAACCATTTCTTCACCTTGCCCAATCTTTTGAAGTAATAATTTTATAAGTGTTTTTTAAAGCGTCGTAAACAGCGAAAGCTGTTGAAGCGATCGTGCTTGTGGAACCGAAAGTTCTAGTCCAGCAATCTTTAACTCCAGCAAGCCTTAAAATTGTTTTAACAGCTTCTCCAGCAACAAGCCCTAAACCTCTAGGCCCAGGAATTATCTCTACAGTTACGCTTCCGCATTTCCCTGCAACTTTAAAAGGAATAGAGTGGGGAAGATCACATCTGCACTCCCAACTTCCACACCCCCTCCTAATAGGTGTTATATTCAGCTTTGCTTCAGCTGCAGCTTTTTCTATAGCTGTTCTCACCTGCTTTGCTTTTCCCGTGCCAACACCTATAAAACCCTCTTCATTTCCAACAGCTACAACAGCTCTAAATCTTGTTTTTTCTCCAGCATCAGTTTGTTTTTGAACAAGCCCTATCCCTAAAACTTCTTGTTGAAGATTAGGGAGAAGCGCATCAGTTATTTCAGGCTCCTTAATTTTTAATCCTTGCGATAAAATATCTTGAATTGAGACTATTTGACCTGAAAGAACCATTTCTCCCAACTTTGTTTTTGGAATCCATTTACCTTTAGATTCAGCTTTCTCCATTTTATTTTTTTACCTCTTTTTAATTAAATTGTGAGTTTTTATATATTCTTTAAGGTGGAAGGAATCTTTAAACGATCCGCCTTTAGCCATCATATATAATTGACGGTAAACTTTTTTTGTAATAAGTTTTTTATCTCTAAGAGTTTTAAGATGCTTTCTAATCTTTCTAATTTTATTTACCCAAAGCCTTTTTTTAGGTAAAGAGGTGCCTTTAACATTTCCCGGGGTCCTTCTTTTTTTAGAAGCTCGTTTTCTCCCTTTGCTAACTCCTTTAGCTTTAACTTTTTTAATTACACCTTCATGAATAAGCTTTCTAACTTCTTCTCTAGTTATAGCGCCTTCCACTCTATCTATTTGTTCAGAATCGATTTTAATTCGGCTTTCACCACTCTTCAATATTTCTGCTGCAAGCCGCTTTTGAGTTTTTACACTCATTCAGCTTTCTCTCCTTCAGCCTCTTCCACTACTGGTTTTCGGTTAAGAACTTTCAAGCCTAATTCTTTAGCTTTCTCTAAAATTTGAAGCCTCTTTCTTTCTCCTATAGAATGTGCTATTATAACTGCTTGAAATTCTTTATTTACTTTTTCTAA
This is a stretch of genomic DNA from Candidatus Bathyarchaeota archaeon. It encodes these proteins:
- a CDS encoding uL15 family ribosomal protein; its protein translation is MVKKKSRKMRGSRTCGWGVSGQHRKSGMRGGFGKAGKFNHKWSYMVTYGKKEVGKKGFKILRSKGNVINVNELEELIRDKLNQSTSINLVDLGYKKLLGGGTITKPVEVIVEKCSNAAKKKIEEAGGKVVLLAKSKEVELSHG
- a CDS encoding Hsp20/alpha crystallin family protein yields the protein MSEEFKRRRGNLPWRDDFEGPFSYKPGGFYFGIKGKTPIHEFKGNYFKMSVKRFSEFEPLTDVIEKEYEIIVVTELQGVKKEELEVKVQEKTLIIISRKEKIQHYKALDLPKPVNPKPLSLTLKNGVLIIELKKTRENLIELNTKS
- a CDS encoding 50S ribosomal protein L30 yields the protein MVSVKNGKCLIVVRIRGMPRACPEAKTTLKLLKLSKKHNAMIFHETSSIKGMLEKVKDLITWGEADEQSIYLLLIKRGKTITGEKLTDEKVKEKFGFNSIKDLAKAIFNGEISLKKLRYLNLPFKLNSPSKGFKGSIKKPFKLKGELGYRGREINKLIARMV
- a CDS encoding 30S ribosomal protein S5, translating into MEKAESKGKWIPKTKLGEMVLSGQIVSIQDILSQGLKIKEPEITDALLPNLQQEVLGIGLVQKQTDAGEKTRFRAVVAVGNEEGFIGVGTGKAKQVRTAIEKAAAEAKLNITPIRRGCGSWECRCDLPHSIPFKVAGKCGSVTVEIIPGPRGLGLVAGEAVKTILRLAGVKDCWTRTFGSTSTIASTAFAVYDALKNTYKIITSKDWAR
- a CDS encoding 50S ribosomal protein L19e; protein product: MSVKTQKRLAAEILKSGESRIKIDSEQIDRVEGAITREEVRKLIHEGVIKKVKAKGVSKGRKRASKKRRTPGNVKGTSLPKKRLWVNKIRKIRKHLKTLRDKKLITKKVYRQLYMMAKGGSFKDSFHLKEYIKTHNLIKKR